The following is a genomic window from Nicotiana tabacum cultivar K326 chromosome 3, ASM71507v2, whole genome shotgun sequence.
ATGTGTTGTTTTCCATACTTTCTAAAAAAAAAGGGTTAACAAAATTAATTCAACTGCCACATCATCCAACTTTTCAAAATCTGCATGGcatgtcttgtctttcaaatccatTCATCGCCTTTGCACGATAACGTTTTCCCACAGACCTACTGTCGTTTTCAAGACTGTTCAAAACCCGTTTCTCTCTCTTCTCATCATTAGCCCTTCTTCCCATAAAACTATTTTTACTCTCACagcaagtcatgaaccttcatctcCTTTGTATCTTTGTGATACTCTCCCCATCTCTTTTTTACTCAACTTCCCTATCAAATCCTTATATAATGGCAATCGAACAATCGGTTCCTTATTCCCCCATCAACACCACTCCCACTTCCCTATAATTCTTAAAGTCATCTCCAAAAATTCACTCTTCCACTCTTTCCAATACTACTGCACCCACACCTATTTCCTCCTCATTTCTTATTGTTTTTTTTCTGTCAAACTCTGTCTCATTTCCATGTGTTGAGAACCCCATGTCTCCTCATTCCTCTGATCCCACCAAAGAACACTTAGAAAGGGTCACCTCTCAGGTGTCATAGGTCTCTTAGGATGATCCTGATCAGTATCTGAACTCCTCCCCTTTGGACTTAGTGGCTCCCacaaagtcaccagaaaaggaagcAACGCACAATATCATGGCTATCGCTGCTGAAATCCTGTTGAATGAAAGAACCTATCTCTTATGTGAGTATCAGGAGGAAGAAACTCCATTCCTAGGCGATGAAAAAACCATGGTACTCTTCGAGTCTCTAATCCATGAAAATGTCCCAGAAAAACCTGCTGGAGGAACTGATTCTCTTCGGACAAAGCCACTCCTGAACCTCTTGATTATCCTAAATCCTTAGAATCATCTCCCAAGTCATCCTCTATCAGGTTGCAGCAGAAAGAGGGGTTCGAGTCTACATCGTAGAAAAGTAGGAGGAGTGTCAAGACAAGAAAGAAGAGGTTGATAAATCAAGGGAAAGTTGTTTCTGACAAGAGCATTCCAGTAGGTGAGGTTGACAAAGATGCTCTAAAGGAACCCGGTTCCTTAGTAAAACAATCTATAAAAGCCCAGAAGTCTGTGGATGAAACTTTTGAGGAAGCTATTGAGAAACAAAGTAGAGCATCCATGAAGAGCAGCAATAAGTCTAAGAAGAGTCTAGTTGAGCAAGCTATGTCTGAAGATGATACTGTAGGGCTAGTAAGTTGGAAAGGGAAGTCTGTTAAAGGATCTAGAAAACGAAAATGGGAAACCGTAGGGGAACTTGGTTCTCTGAAGACCATGCCTAGTGACAGTGGTCTTTGGCAGGAGAGATTAGAACTCAGAAAGTCTTGTGGGGTCGTACGTTTGATCCAGCAATTTCAGAAATGGCTGGTATGAGGCAAATTTTGGAGATAGTGGAATTTCAGCAATGGGAGCACTTGTTTCAGGGGATCACGCCTTTGGTGTACGAAGATGCGGTACAAAATTTCTATGTATCTCTCTTTACTTTTGAGGGGGATCACATCTGTGTGCTAGTAAATGGAGTAGACATTGTACTTGACGCTTTAGCATTGGGGAAGGTTCTCCAAATTCCATGTGAAGGAATGTCTTCAGTCAAAGGTGTCTGTGGTGTCAACTTTAGGAGAGCTATCATGAAAGAGCAAGCTATTCAGCAGGGGGAACAGGTGCATAAGAAGGTATTACTTCCTGAGTATCAGCTTCTCTTTGAACTGGTCAATAAGGTGCTCTTACCTCGTTATGAGAGGCGGTCTATTGCTACAAAATCTGATCTGGTCTTAATAGAGGCTCTTGACGAGTTTGTCCCAATCAATCTGCCATCAATCATGATCGATCATATGCAAAAGGTGGCAAACTGTAAAGGTGGGACTCATGGTCTACCATATGTCTTTCTACTCACTCAAGTGTTTATATTTTACAAGGTCCCCTTGGGTAATCCCAGAGGGGGCACATGCAAGCAAACCTTCTCTAAAACCACTCTGGAAAATGTGAGTGCATAGAAAGGGTTGGTGGAAgcatctcgaccatttctcagctgatcGATGCTCAAAATACAGCTTCTGAAGAGATCAGAAGGTTGAGGGCACAGAATGCCATACTAGAAACTCAGCTCAGTCAAGCGGTTAAAGGACCCGGTTCTGTTAATGAAGAAGTTGCCCACCTGACAAAGCAAAATGATAAGCTTCACGCAAAACCGCTTGAAGAACAGTTGTCTGCGAATGCTCGACCTGGTTCTCAAAACCCTTGCTGCTTCTCTCTCCTAGTCCTCCTCTTCTAGTGTCTCTTAGATACCCACTAGTGACCAGTGTATTCTGTTATGATGTTTTGTGGCTGCTGTTTCTACTTTTGTTTGCCTTCTTTTTGCTGATGGCATGCTGTACTTCACCATTACTGCTCCTGTTTTTCTTAGTCCATTGTTAATATCAATGAAACAACTCCTCTTTTTTTGCCTGTACAATGTtgttttcctttggcttcttttTTCTGTCATGTtatgtgcacatatgtggcatgagttggTTGTGTTAAACTTCTTTATACTATTTGTCTGCTTGtgtatttttaatgatgccaaaaggagaAAGATAGATAGTAGTGCAATTCATTATGACGTAGTATATGCACTATGATAGTAGATGTATGTATAGTCAACGACGGGGGATCAAAAGCAAAAGGTCAAGGGGAATCTGTGAAAATTGATGCAAAAATAGGGGATTTGATTAAGGGGGAATCAAAAGCAAAAAgtcagggggaacttgtgaaGTTTCTAGTACCTCATCTGGTTATTTCTGCTCAAAAATAAATACAATCAATGTCTGAGTTTGTCATcgtcaaaaagggggaaattgatggaTTTTCAATGCtttgccttatgcttcttatgttttgatgatctaacaaacttattgttaagaaccagatagagaacctaaCTCACTTTGTACACATCTCAAATGAACAAAGTCCAGTCTGATCTCCAGCAAATGAACTActacaaagaggaacacaacatgGACCTGATCCTTTggtgttctctgacagaagtacaaatcAACAACAACTGGAATGCAAATGCAGAAAGTGACTGTCTGCATACTGTACACGTGACAGTGTAGCAGATAGTACGACAGTCACTTCTCACTGGGAAGAAGCGTGTATcaagaattgacatcaccatTATGATGTCTTTTGTAATATAACAACCTAGTGTAAGGCACAAGATTTTCACTTGAGCATTTAGTGATATCCTCTCAAGCAACAAAGTGTTCATCTAGCATTGAAATCGTAAGCTTGTCAAGAataagaagacaactccactaaaggatttgtttcacaatgagtctatgtatatccttagttgagttgtaatcttgttatttgttcttaattgtaacccctatcttgctttcttataAGCTGtgtttttaggaaacccaaaaatCACAAACCCTCTGAGTTTGtattgtgactagagttagtcataagttaatctttgtaactagagagtaacaaagtggcttgtggtaagagtatcacaagttagttaagttgaagtctttgtaatagagtcattacaaagtggcttgtaatagtgagactacaagttagtgaagttgaaagcctacaagtgtagatcgtggtttttgtccccttgagtagGATTTTTCCAAGTAAAAATCCCGTGTCTCTTTTACTTACTGCTTCATAAGGATTCTCAGTAGAAACTTATAGAGCATCAGGtgctctatagtttggtggactcatataagctatcaggctaaaatttgggtcataacccaacccgcccTACTTTTACCAAGTTTTAGTTAATGTGcattattttcttatgaattatttaattatcaaataagggttttttcttttattatgattatatataacatatcagacaaaaaaaattaaagataatTTAGTAAAGTTATTCATtgatcaatttgggctaaaaatcagcCAAACTTCAAATGGTTAAGATAAATTGAGTCATGATGAGTCGAGTTCAACAAATAGCGGATCAATAATCTGCTCAACCTTGAACGAGTTGGACAGATTAAATGAGTTTGAGATTAAATTGTCACCCCTAATTTCAAACCACCAAATTAACCTTCAAAATCATGGAAAATGAATGAAGGATGCGAAAGTTCATTGTACCAAGTTTGACTAATGCAAGAAAACAGAGTTGATCACAATAGAAGCAAAATCTAAAGATTCAGAGACATTGGGATGACTCTTCGGTTTATTTATGCAAACGTTGTCCACACCTGAAGTTCAACTCAAGATAGGACGAAGTCAAATCGAGTATGATGCTTATTGCCTCATATACCAATTAAGGTTTGGAAAATAATCGTTGCGGTTGAGTTGCAAGTATTTCAAGCGAAAAGGCCGAGAATTTGATCGAAAGAACAAAAGCAAATAGAAGATTACAAACAACGACAATAAACACCGTGTAATCTCACAAGtaaggtctggggagggtagtgtgtatgttGACCTTACTCCTACTTATAAGGTAGAAAAAATATTTCTGATAGACACTCGACTCACGAAAAatagttacaaaaataaaataaaataaaccgtAGCACtaagcagtaacaacaacaagatagtaagaaATCGAAACGAAAAGAACAACAGATAAAAAAGGACTAACACTAATATTCTCGACTACCTACTAGCTGTCTACCTtgattctcgacctccacaccttcgtATCAAGGGTTATGTCCTCGGTATAAGCTGAAGTAACATCATATGCTGCCTAATCACATCACCTCAATACTTCTTTGGCCTGCCTCTACCTCTTCTCAGCCCCTCTAgcgccaacctctcacacctcgtCAATGGGGCATCTGCGTTTCTCCTCTTCAAGTGCCCAAATCATTTAAGCCGAACtttccgcatcttgtcctccaccgAAGACACTCCCACTCTagcccgaatatcttcatttgaTCTTAAGGTTACAATGATATAAGAGTAATAAGACTATACATGGAGAAGCCCCAATCCCCTGaccgccaaaaaaagagaaggaaagatCGGGTAGGTGAAGTTGAAAACATATGGAAACATCATTTCCACAACTTTTTTAGACGACCAACCAATTTTGTGGAAACCTTTTTGATGCTCTTGGAATTCAAGCTGGTTTTTTCCTCGTCTTCTTTATCTTTGTTAGTCTTTTCCTTGGCCTTTTCCAGAGCTTGAATTAAGTTATTCAAGCAAATCTCAGGGCCTCCTGAAGCATTTTTCAGCATTAAATTCTCAGCCACATCACAAGGACTTATGTTTACTTCCTCGAATAAACTTTGAATTTGTTGGAACAGAGGGTGTGTTTCAATATCCAAGTAATTCTTAGCCAACACTTTAAATGCTTCATATTTGCAGTAGGACATCTCAATGTGCATATCCATCCGTCCTCGACGTATAAGAGCTGGATCAAGTTTATCCTTATGATTGGTTGTAAATATTATGATCCTCTCTTGACCACAAGCTGACCATATTCCATCAATAAAATTCAACAGTCCTGAAAGTGTAAGCTTGCCTGTTTCCTTATTTTCACTTACTTTTTCTTTAGACGACTCCGAGTCTTCTTCCTCATCTTCGTTGGTTGTttcctcattcttcttctttttcttctttctcttacCAGTGAGATCAATAGAGCAATCAATGTCTTCAATTACAATAATAGACTTGCTCGTTGTTTCCATAAGCAACTTCTTTAGACCCGAGTTGTCCTTAACCGATGTAAGCTCAAGATCATAAATATCATAATTCAAGAAGTTTGCAATAGCTGCAATCATTGTTGATTTTCCTGTCCCTGGCGGACCATAAAGAAGATAGCCGCGCTTCCAAGCCTTACCAACCTTGGAATAATAGTCCTTCCCTTTGCTAAAAGCAACGAGATCGCTAACTATTTCCTCCTTCTTCTTAGGATCCATAGCCAAAGTATCAAAAGTTGCAGGATGCTCAAAATTAATGTCCCTCCACATACCTTTACCATACCAATACCAATCCTCACTACAATTATTGGTGTAAATCTTTTGTTTCCTATTCTTGAACTCAATTGCCTTACCTTCTTCCATTACATGCTTCAAGTATTTTTCAATGACCATTTCTTTATATCGTTTATTGAACGTTATCGTGTAACTTTTCTTTTCAATTGGACGTGAATTATTACGtcctgaagaattttcattgaatGTTTCGATATGAGAGCGCCAAGAGAGTTTAGCTCCAAGGAATTGATCAATAATCTCTTCTCCTTCATCTAAACTAACAGCAAAAGACTTACTGTTCTTTGACTTTTCAGCTTTGAGATACTTAGCATCTTTGTTGATTGACTTAGTACCCAAATAAGAGTTGACCTGAGTGTATATATCGTTGCTTTTACCATTGGAGAATTCATCTATGGTAATTTGAACATAAGGGTAGAAGTAATTTTCAAATTTCTGCCAAAAGGATTTGATGCGTTTGCGGAGTGTATAGGGGAAGAATTGCTGAATTGTGCCCCAAATGAACATCAATCCAGCTAGCTTAGAGCCTAATTCAGTCAAAGACATTGCTCCCATGGTGTTATATTCTGAGGTATTTTTACAGTAAGATTATGAATTGAGTATGAAAATGAAAATGGGAGCTGAGTGTGTTTTTAGTGATTGGAGGCGTGTTTTGTGCAACTATATATACTACTTTTAAATAGCTAAAGTTATCTCAGAAGAAGTGTCTGCTCCGTTTAGCGCAAGGAAATTGGACGGTTCAACGCGGCAGTAGAAACTTGACTTTCAGTATGAGTGAAGTAATAAATGACGATAAAAACTGCATCATCCAGCTcctttaaaatataaaaagtaaatATTTGTAACAAAAACAGTTTTAACAAAATActtacaaatattttttttttaaactctaaAACAAATGCCACTTCTCTCGATCGTCCCAATTTTCGATATGTTTCCGGGGCCGGCTCTATCCTTATCGGTAGTAAGACTTGTGCCTTAGACCCCAAAGACCCCAAAGTGGGGggactattttttaaaaaataataggtttataggaatttaaaaaataatagtactatttagtacttttaatataaaagcagaaattttcatataaaaggaaagaaacaatttccagatatataaataaagtaacaatttcacttaaaaatgggtagatgaataattattttaatgtTTCAATTTGAGTTGATTTGACAATTCCATTTTAATCCTGCATTAGATAAGGTGTAAAAAGTTTACCCTCTCTTCTTTAATTTGTCCaaatcaatttttcttttttctccaatCTCTTCATATGTCAGAAATCCCTATATATTTTCTGTCTTTGTCTTTGATATTCTTCCTGGCCTCTTTTTCTAAGATTTCACTATAAGCTTCCAATAGTTCTATACTTCTATTGCTCtataaaatcttacctaagatcaacaacgtctcaaaaaaaatattaaatgagtAGGCTGTATTATCAATTGAAatcaattacaaaaaaaaaataacaacttGTTTCTCAAAAAGCTAGAAAATTagaattcaaataaaaatatatgttctAACTTTCTATTAAAAGTTTAGGCCTTACATTAAATTTGGCTTTAGAACCCGCATGTACTTGAGCCGCCCCTATGTTTGACTGGTCAAAAAAATAAATGCTAATTACCCTGTTTTCATGTTTCTAATTTAGTTTAATATATTAAAAAACGTTCAAGGGTTTGGGTTAGTGTGGGGATTGGGGTTAGTATATgttaacaaaaaaacaaaaagataatgTGTAACATTTGTTGGCGGGGATCGCTTTTCTCCAACAACTCTCAAGAAAACGACTATACAGTCAAAAAATAGTCCAAGTGTCAAACTCCAGCTATTAATCTATATATTAATATAAACGAGCGAATAGGAATACCTACCTACACCTCTCTTAAGCTTggaaatatatttatctattttattaattttttgctCTTTTCTCTCGGTTAGAGTTGTTCATAAAAACTCGACAAATCGAGCCAAAccgaaaatcaaatcaaatcgaGCAAAAAAaacgatactttttggtttggtttggtttggtttgttttttgttttggttttgaattttaaaaatcgatcaaatttggtttggttttagttttaatcagaaaaaaaccgaaccaaaccgattaTTGGAGTTGCTAttccaaatttattattacaccaatatatatgtatattgttatacaagtttcaaaaaatttatggtaaatgttaatagtttacacttttaatatagttctttacctttacattctagtttgattggtagttttcttttgtttagtgtGAGAATCCATTTCgtattaaaaataacatatttttaattgagtccttaaattattcatcactatttgattcaattatcatcaatatattttggtaaataatagatttctcaaagcgcaattgatttgatagtgttacattgaTAATGTGGTCtccggaatatgtgtttggtagtgtatgacttatatttaagaaaaaaccgacaaataaccgaaaaaattgaaaaaccgacagaaaccgaatcgagaaaaacagacttaattggtttggtttgattctaatatttgaaaaaccgacttacttgatttgattttttttttagggaaaaaccgatccaactcgaaccatgaacacccctactctCAGTTACTACTTTAAATATCTATTTTGGTACCTTCATTGTAACCGTTCCAACTTCCAACAATTCAGCTAATGAAAACATACAGAGTTCAGTTACAACGATTGGATTGGAATTAGAATAGGTTATCATTAAACttgaattttctttcaattttagcACATTATTTCAGTTACATTTCCATACTCCCTTTAATTCTCATTTCCTATTCAAATTCCTTACATAAATTTTCAGTTACAAACCAATCTTCTTTTATCCCTGACCCATCTTCCCTTTTTGCTTATCTCCTCTCAAATATCACGAAAAAGGAAAATGTTTACTAAAGTTCTTCAACAATTCATT
Proteins encoded in this region:
- the LOC107783715 gene encoding AAA-ATPase At3g28510-like; its protein translation is MGAMSLTELGSKLAGLMFIWGTIQQFFPYTLRKRIKSFWQKFENYFYPYVQITIDEFSNGKSNDIYTQVNSYLGTKSINKDAKYLKAEKSKNSKSFAVSLDEGEEIIDQFLGAKLSWRSHIETFNENSSGRNNSRPIEKKSYTITFNKRYKEMVIEKYLKHVMEEGKAIEFKNRKQKIYTNNCSEDWYWYGKGMWRDINFEHPATFDTLAMDPKKKEEIVSDLVAFSKGKDYYSKVGKAWKRGYLLYGPPGTGKSTMIAAIANFLNYDIYDLELTSVKDNSGLKKLLMETTSKSIIVIEDIDCSIDLTGKRKKKKKKNEETTNEDEEEDSESSKEKVSENKETGKLTLSGLLNFIDGIWSACGQERIIIFTTNHKDKLDPALIRRGRMDMHIEMSYCKYEAFKVLAKNYLDIETHPLFQQIQSLFEEVNISPCDVAENLMLKNASGGPEICLNNLIQALEKAKEKTNKDKEDEEKTSLNSKSIKKVSTKLVGRLKKLWK